The following proteins are encoded in a genomic region of Neospora caninum Liverpool complete genome, chromosome XI:
- a CDS encoding putative U2 small nuclear ribonucleoprotein auxiliary factor U2AF — MKSSLYGRSGSKRRSRSRSHRRSRSRHEERRSGASSFSSSSTPSGWKSEKKKQYRFDSPPRTGETPEEQQKKLIQQQISASPAVAGTSLLPTVAPSAAFSGPASSLALDAAATKAARELYVGNLPPSLEVPQLMEFLNAAMAAVGGALLPGPPAVKAWRSTDGHYAFVEFRTMEEASNGMQLNGLNCMGFNLRIGRPKTYPQDMNHLIPPPTIPLLHPQAAMGAGIVGGALPGVGLGAVPGAAGLPGAVAGVPGAQTTGAGGVGTLGGAAAAGTPGTSVATVASNPQAALAAAQLAAHGVTSSQTKEDKNQQPERLCILDLPPLMSEEKVRQLVETFGPVNAFHLLKKDDGSEMVCIVEYVDLESQEQAMDILHSNSPYRILLAEEAIQQEVIAPFFKKAKAKQMKAEDEEEEEMDGEEMSIQALLRPQVCTRVLLLSNIVDVEDLLDDKEYEEIVEDIRLECEECGGPVLSVNIPRPVRGFEHESQPEYQQKERETAAHAKKEEGDSEVKTEDAGTAMVKQEVTENAADGENEGVEKAKEAEVKDEAAGGKRSDGNEQKPATIGFAYVEFEDCEWSAKARKVSGHKD, encoded by the exons atgAAGTCTTCTTTGTACGGCCGTTCGGGCAGCAAGCGGCGGTCCCGGTCGCGGTCGCATCGCCGCAGTCGGTCTCGCCacgaagagaggcgcagcggtgcttcttcgttctcttccagcTCCACGCCCAGCGGTtggaagagcgaaaagaagaagcagtaCCGTTTTGACTCGCCGCCGCGAACTGGCGAAACGCCCGAGGAACAACAAAAGAAACTCATCCAACAGCAAATCAGTGCGTCGCCAGCAGTCGCCGGCACGAGCCTGTTGCCCACCGTCGCgccctccgccgccttctccggaCCCGCGAGcagcctcgccctcgacgccgccgccacgaaggcagcgagagagctcTACGTGGGAAacctcccgccttctctggagGTGCCGCAGCTCATGGAGTTCCTAAACGCCGCGATGGCTGCCGTCGGCGGCGCGCTCTTGCCGG GCCCGCCCGCAGTCAAGGCCTGGCGAAGCACCGACGGTCACTACGCGTTCGTCGAGTTTCGCACGATGGAGGAGGCGAGCAACGGGATGCAGTTGAACGGACTGAACTGCATGGGCTTTAA cctCCGCATCGGGCGTCCCAAAACCTACCCGCAAGACATGAACCATCTCATTCCGCCGCCGACGATTCCCCTTCTCCATCCGCAGGCTGCCATGGGCGCTGGGATAGTCGGGGGTGCACTCCCCGGCGTGGGACTCGGCGCCGTTCCTGGGGCTGCGGGCCTTCCTGGAGCGGTGGCGGGTGTCCCTGGAGCCCAAACGACCGGGGCCGGAGGCGTCGGAACACTTGGgggcgcagccgccgcgggCACGCCGGGGACCTCTGTGGCGACTGTTGCGTCCAATCCGCAGGCCGCTCTGGCGGCCGCACAGCTCGCCGCCCACGGAGTCACTTCCTCACaaacgaaagaagaca AGAATCAACAGCCTGAACGTCTGTGCATTCTCGACCTCCCACCCCTCATGTCGGAAGAAAAA GTTCGCCAGTTGGTTGAGACGTTTGGCCCAGTGAATGCTTTCCATCTGCTGAAGAAGGACGACGGCTCTGAG ATGGTCTGCATTGTCGAGTACGTCGATTTGGAGAGTCAGGAACAAGCTATGGACATTCTGCACTCGAACTCGCCGTACCGCATTCTGCTTGCGGAAGAGGCGATTCAGCAAGAAGTTATTGCCCCGTTCTtcaagaaggcgaaggcgaagcagatgaaagcggaggacgaagaggaagaagagatggacggagaggaaatgAGCATCCAGGCCTTGCTGCGGCCGCAGGTGTGCACGCgcgtcctcctcctctcgaACATTGTCGACGTTGAAGAC CTCCTCGACGACAAGGAGTACGAGGAAATCGTGGAAGACATCCGCTTGGAATGCGAAGAGTGTGGCGGTCCAGTGCTGTCGGTGAACATCCCGCGCCCGGTTAGGGGATTTGAGCACGAGAGCCAGCCTGAGTATCAGCagaaagagcgcgagacagcggcgcacgcgaagaaggaagagggagattCGGAGGTGAAGACCGAGGACGCAGGCACAGCGATGGTGAAGCAGGAGGTGACCGAGAACGCagcggacggcgagaacgagggTGTTGAAAAGGCAAAGGAAGCGGAGGTGAAGGACGAAGCGGCGGGAGGCAAGCGAAGCGACGGCAACGAGCAGAAGCCTGCGACTATCGGTTTCGCGTACGTCGAATTTGAAGACTGCGAATGGTCTGCCAAGGCGAGGAAAGTAAGTGGGCATAAAGATTAG